From a single Paenibacillus sp. FSL R5-0345 genomic region:
- a CDS encoding DeoR/GlpR family DNA-binding transcription regulator: MNPIRRHEMIMEVMLNQKDVTVNELSDKLQVTGKTIREDLSKLEEQGLIVRVHGGAVLAQSDQFGILPSKDPLDKYSDEKTEIALRALAHIEQDDIIALDGGSTTLEIARRLDNMPLTVVTNDVYIISELVPKDHIRLVVPGGYRVRNMLAGPEAVSYVQQLNIQKAFVSSTAVHIEHGLSIYTGDLIEFKQALVSTARKVFAVVDHHKFGQTALRTFASLQEVDVILTDNGLSPETTKQFRNAGVIIECE; encoded by the coding sequence ATGAACCCGATAAGACGACACGAGATGATTATGGAAGTTATGCTGAACCAAAAAGATGTAACGGTGAATGAACTGAGCGATAAGCTGCAGGTTACCGGGAAAACAATTCGTGAGGATCTAAGCAAGCTGGAGGAACAAGGACTGATCGTTCGTGTTCATGGCGGAGCTGTGCTGGCACAAAGTGACCAGTTTGGTATTTTACCCTCCAAGGATCCCCTGGATAAGTATTCCGACGAGAAAACGGAAATCGCCTTGCGTGCACTTGCTCATATTGAACAGGACGATATTATAGCTCTTGACGGTGGGAGCACAACGCTTGAAATTGCTCGACGCCTGGACAATATGCCTCTGACGGTAGTCACCAATGATGTATACATCATCAGCGAGCTGGTTCCCAAAGATCATATTCGCCTGGTCGTTCCCGGGGGTTACCGTGTCCGTAATATGTTGGCCGGCCCTGAAGCCGTCTCCTATGTGCAACAGCTTAATATTCAAAAAGCATTTGTGTCCTCTACAGCTGTTCATATTGAACATGGACTTTCCATATATACAGGAGATTTAATTGAGTTTAAGCAAGCCCTTGTGTCTACAGCCCGTAAGGTGTTCGCGGTTGTCGATCACCATAAATTTGGTCAAACTGCGCTACGTACATTTGCTTCTCTGCAGGAGGTTGACGTTATCTTGACAGATAATGGACTCTCCCCCGAGACGACAAAACAGTTCCGCAATGCCGGCGTTATCATTGAATGTGAGTAA
- the kduD gene encoding 2-dehydro-3-deoxy-D-gluconate 5-dehydrogenase KduD, with amino-acid sequence MSSSLFSLAGKTALVTGAAQGLGQGIALAFAEAGADIASVSLNTSEETVNAAKAFGVKAVSIESDLSDHSNLQNTFDQALELTGHVDILVNCAGMIRRTPAKDHSEKDWFDVINLNLNTVFLLSQIAGRHFLERGSGKIINIASMLSYQGGINVPGYTASKHGVAGLTKAFANEWAGSGLNINAIAPGYMATENTAPIRADQSRSDAILDRIPAARWGTPDDLKGPAVFLASAASDYLNGHILNVDGGWMAR; translated from the coding sequence ATGTCATCATCATTATTCAGCTTGGCAGGTAAAACAGCACTCGTAACCGGTGCAGCGCAAGGTCTTGGACAAGGGATTGCCCTTGCCTTCGCAGAAGCAGGTGCAGATATCGCATCCGTATCTCTTAATACAAGTGAAGAAACCGTAAACGCTGCAAAAGCTTTTGGCGTAAAAGCGGTAAGCATCGAATCTGACCTAAGTGATCATAGCAACCTGCAAAACACATTTGACCAAGCCCTTGAACTGACCGGTCATGTTGACATTCTCGTGAACTGTGCAGGAATGATCCGCCGTACTCCGGCAAAAGACCATAGTGAAAAAGACTGGTTCGATGTAATCAACTTGAACCTGAACACAGTGTTCCTTCTGTCTCAGATCGCTGGCCGTCACTTCCTGGAAAGAGGATCCGGTAAAATCATTAACATCGCCTCTATGCTCTCCTATCAAGGCGGTATCAATGTTCCTGGTTACACCGCAAGTAAGCACGGGGTTGCTGGTCTTACTAAAGCTTTTGCCAATGAATGGGCAGGCTCCGGTCTAAACATCAACGCGATTGCACCAGGCTACATGGCTACTGAAAATACAGCTCCAATCCGTGCCGACCAAAGTCGTTCGGATGCCATCTTAGATCGTATCCCTGCTGCACGTTGGGGAACACCTGATGATCTTAAAGGTCCTGCTGTATTCTTGGCTTCCGCGGCTTCTGACTACTTGAACGGCCATATTCTTAATGTTGACGGCGGATGGATGGCTAGATAA
- a CDS encoding DUF5301 domain-containing protein has translation MKKTNPYIVFLVVFIIGFWSITLYHSYNSFKNIILDRIDTAEITSIEILKSSNDEQVEVEDPKEIEKIIHEFSDVKLRRSNTADKPTETYWISIRVNKALRFGMTLTDTNFLHIIDLASNNKYHSGGFKITSKFDGESITSLFK, from the coding sequence ATGAAAAAAACTAATCCGTACATCGTGTTTCTTGTAGTATTCATTATTGGCTTTTGGAGCATTACGTTATATCACAGTTATAATTCATTTAAAAATATTATTTTAGATCGAATCGATACAGCCGAAATCACGTCCATCGAGATTCTTAAATCGTCAAATGATGAACAAGTAGAAGTTGAGGATCCGAAAGAAATTGAAAAGATAATACATGAGTTCTCTGATGTGAAACTGAGAAGAAGTAATACTGCTGATAAACCTACGGAAACCTATTGGATAAGTATACGTGTAAATAAAGCTTTGCGTTTTGGAATGACTCTCACAGACACTAATTTTCTGCATATCATTGATCTTGCTAGTAACAATAAGTATCACTCCGGGGGTTTTAAGATTACAAGTAAGTTTGATGGGGAATCTATTACAAGCTTGTTTAAGTAA
- a CDS encoding NUDIX hydrolase, with translation MHNEILTIFDEAGNRTGTAPREEVHRLGHWHETFHCWFISKDQEIPYIYLQLRSEQKQDYAGLLDITAAGHLLANETVEDGIREVQEELGLEISFEELIPLGTIPYSMKKENLIDNERAHVFIYINSYRLEDFQLQQEEVAGIVKAKFSDFCRFWQEEIHSLQVNGFQIDPHGHRIAIEQDVDKTHFVPHDTDYYSRIIEGIEAIFLKSPEVTEDK, from the coding sequence ATGCATAATGAGATACTTACCATTTTTGATGAAGCAGGCAACCGAACAGGTACGGCTCCACGTGAAGAGGTACATCGGTTAGGTCATTGGCATGAGACTTTCCACTGCTGGTTCATAAGCAAAGATCAGGAAATACCCTATATCTATTTACAACTTCGGAGTGAACAGAAACAAGATTATGCAGGACTACTGGACATCACGGCCGCCGGACATTTGCTAGCAAATGAAACTGTAGAAGATGGAATACGCGAGGTTCAAGAAGAACTGGGACTGGAGATTTCTTTTGAAGAACTGATCCCGCTAGGAACAATTCCTTACAGTATGAAAAAAGAAAACCTTATCGATAATGAACGAGCGCATGTCTTTATTTATATCAATTCCTATCGACTAGAAGATTTTCAGTTACAACAAGAAGAGGTCGCCGGCATTGTCAAAGCTAAGTTCTCTGATTTCTGCAGATTTTGGCAGGAAGAAATACATAGTCTACAAGTCAACGGTTTTCAAATCGATCCGCATGGACATAGAATTGCCATTGAGCAGGATGTAGACAAGACCCATTTTGTACCCCACGATACGGATTATTATTCTCGTATTATTGAGGGCATCGAGGCAATATTTCTAAAATCACCAGAAGTAACGGAGGACAAATGA
- a CDS encoding GNAT family N-acetyltransferase, protein MIIDQQIFSVRGIQYIIRSATPTDAMTLSKLRVQIDGETENLDREPGEAFIDELGFTVLIQSDSKEPRKLFLVAVVEDQIVGFSRCEGPTLKRFAHKVEFGVCVLQDYWGYGIGKNLLAESIAWADANGIQKIALNVLETNDKAIKLYQKLGFEIEGTLKNDKILSDGKFYNTIMMGRLAD, encoded by the coding sequence ATGATTATTGATCAACAAATATTTAGTGTGAGAGGAATCCAATACATCATTCGATCTGCAACCCCTACGGATGCTATGACATTGTCCAAATTAAGAGTACAAATTGATGGTGAGACCGAGAATTTAGACAGAGAACCAGGGGAAGCGTTCATTGACGAATTAGGCTTCACGGTGCTTATTCAATCTGATTCGAAGGAACCCAGAAAATTGTTTCTTGTAGCGGTAGTTGAAGATCAAATCGTTGGGTTCTCCCGATGTGAAGGTCCTACTTTAAAAAGATTCGCTCATAAAGTAGAGTTTGGAGTATGTGTGTTGCAGGATTATTGGGGTTATGGAATTGGAAAGAATCTTTTAGCAGAATCTATTGCTTGGGCCGACGCTAACGGTATCCAGAAAATCGCTTTAAATGTCCTGGAAACGAATGACAAAGCAATTAAACTTTATCAAAAGCTCGGCTTTGAGATCGAAGGCACATTAAAGAACGACAAGATCCTTTCGGATGGCAAATTCTATAACACGATTATGATGGGACGACTCGCGGATTGA